The genomic stretch GATCGGCCTGCTCGGCGCAATGAACGGCCTGGTATTCGCCAACAGCATCCTCTGGCTTTTCTTCTTCTGGGAAATCACCACCCTTTGTTGTTACCATCTCATCAGGCATGATCTGACGTCCGAGGCCCAGGCATCCGCGCTGCGGGCGCTGTGGATGAACCTGGTGGGCGCCGTCGCCTGTGTTCTGGGAATGATTCTCGTTTTCCGGAGCGCCGGAACGCTGGCCCTGGATGAGATTTCCGCGGCCGGGACCGTCGGCCCGGCTTTACTTCTGCCGCTGGCGCTGTTCTGCCTTACGGGGTTCACGAAGGCGGCCCAGGTGCCGTGGCAGTCCTGGCTGTTGGGGGCCATGGTGGCGCCGACGCCGGTTTCCGCGTTGCTGCACTCGAGTACCATGGTCAAGGCCGGGGTGTACCTCGTATTACGGTTGGCTCCGAGTTTTGAGGGCACGCTTCTTTCGGCCGCCGTGGCCGTCTTTGGGGCCTTTGTCTTTATGACAACCGCGCTGGTGGCCATCAGCCAGCGTGTCTCCAAGAGGGTGTTGGCCTACTCCACGATCTCCAACCTGGGACTGATAATCTGCTGTGCAGGGATCAATACGGACCTGGCCATAGCCGCGGCCATTGCCCTCATCATCTTTCACGCCGTCTCTAAAGGCATGTTGTTCCTGGCGGTGGGGGCCATCGAACAGCAGATCGAGAGCCGTGACATCGAGGACATGGAGGGGCTGGTGTCCCGCCTGCCGCTGATTACGGGCGCGGCCATTGTCGGGATGATCACTATGCTCTTCCTTCCGTTCGGCGCGGTCTTCGCCAAGTGGGCGAGCATGGAGGCGGCCGCCGTACCGATTTCACCCTGGTTCCCGCTGGTGGTGACCTTCCTGGCTGTCGGCAGTGCGGCTACACTGGTTTTCTGGAGTAAATGGATCGGGCGTCTTATGAGCAACCTCATCGTGGCGCGGAAAGAGGAAAAGGCTGAGCGCCGCCCCTTCTTCGCCTACGGCGCCCTTCTGGTCCTGGTTTCGACGGCCGTTGTCTTGAGTGTCTTTATCGTTCCGCTTATGTCCTTGCTGGTTATGCCTGCTGGACAGGAAATGGGTTACGGCGTTCCTTTCGATACCTCGGGATGGCAGCTTAGGACGGCGCTGGGTAC from Thermoanaerobacterales bacterium encodes the following:
- a CDS encoding proton-conducting transporter membrane subunit, producing MPGENLIAVLILLPFAVGLLGLAVRDEKVRRPLVIAASLALMAASVALLFTVLGRGTVTFSPSEAWEMPITILDFAMLAYFLYIGITSRHVLVTALTLGQWVLFPLLKYSVLPAGYEVERVFRVDLLAVVMGLIISVVGSLIVIYALDYMREHEKHLKLSRTRQPVFFLFLIGLLGAMNGLVFANSILWLFFFWEITTLCCYHLIRHDLTSEAQASALRALWMNLVGAVACVLGMILVFRSAGTLALDEISAAGTVGPALLLPLALFCLTGFTKAAQVPWQSWLLGAMVAPTPVSALLHSSTMVKAGVYLVLRLAPSFEGTLLSAAVAVFGAFVFMTTALVAISQRVSKRVLAYSTISNLGLIICCAGINTDLAIAAAIALIIFHAVSKGMLFLAVGAIEQQIESRDIEDMEGLVSRLPLITGAAIVGMITMLFLPFGAVFAKWASMEAAAVPISPWFPLVVTFLAVGSAATLVFWSKWIGRLMSNLIVARKEEKAERRPFFAYGALLVLVSTAVVLSVFIVPLMSLLVMPAGQEMGYGVPFDTSGWQLRTALGTFSPWPLFAAVLVAIVLPALFIRVRRDELQPAYLCGENVAADPVSFRAVADVPVTAATGGVYWQRAFGENQLNNWINGAGILLLAALFAGVMM